GCGAGACGGGTGGCCGGCACCGGGGCGTCGGGGGTACGTGTCCGGCTTGTCCAGGTGCGAGGGTGAGCGTGCCGGTCAGGGCCGGTAACCGACCTGTCGGCGCGGGAATCCGACGTTTGCCGGGGCTCCGCCACGGGAAGCAAGCACCGTGACGGACATCTCGGACACCCTGGTCAGCGTGCCCACCCCGGTCGATCCGCACGCGAGCGGTACCGACCTGGAACAGACCCTCTTCGAGGTCAAGCGAGTGATCGTCGGGCAGGACCGGCTCGTCGACCGGCTGCTCACCGCGCTCGTCGCCGACGGCCACTGCCTGCTGGAGGGCGTGCCCGGCGTGGCCAAGACGCTCGCCGTGCAGACCCTGGCCACCGCGGTCGGCGGCACGTTCTCCCGGATCCAGTTCACACCCGACCTGGTCCCCTCGGACATCGTCGGCACCCGCATCTACCGGTCGTCGTCGGAGACCTTCGACGTGGAACTCGGCCCGGTGATGGCCAACCTGGTACTCGCCGACGAGATCAACCGCGCCCCGGCGAAGGTGCAGTCGGCACTGCTGGAGGCGATGGCCGAACACCAGGTGTCGATCGGCGGCCGGACCTTCGAGGTGCCCGAGCCGTTCCTGGTGCTGGCCACCCAGAACCCGATCGAGTCGGAGGGCGTCTACCAGTTGCCGGAGGCGCAACGCGACCGGTTCCTGATGAAGATCGTCGTGGACTACCCCAGCGCCGCCGACGAACTGGCCATCCTCTACCGGATGAGCACCCACCGGCCGAAGGCCCGGCAGGTGCTCGACCCGTACCGGCTGCGCGAGTGGCAACGCCGGGCCGGCCAGGTCTTCGTCCACCACGCCCTGGCCGAGTACGTCGTCCGGCTCATCCTGGCCACCCGCGACCCGGCCCGGTTCGGGGCGCCCGAGGTCGCGCCGCTGCTGGCCTACGGCGCCAGCCCCCGCGCCACCCTGGGGCTGGTCTCCGCCGCCCGGGCCCAGGCGCTGCTGCGCGGACGGGAGTACGTGCTGCCCGAGGACGTCCGCGAACTGGCGGTGGACGTGCTGGCCCACCGGTTGGTCCTCACCTTCGACGCGGTGGCCGACGGGATCTCCGCCGAGAGCGTGGTCCGTCGCCTGCTGTCCGCGGTACCCCCACCCCGCATCGCTCCCGGCCGCCACGAACAACCCACCGGTTACGTCGCCGACTCCCCGGCCAGCGGCTCCGGCGACCTGGCCAGCACCACATGAGCGAGCGCACCGAGCGGAGCGAGGGCCGCGAGGGCATGCCCGGCCTGCACCACATGAGCGAGCGCGGTACGCGTACCCGCTGGTCGGTCCCGGCCGATCCCGGGTTGGCCGAACTCAGCGCCGAGCAGCGGCTGCGTCGACTGGAACTGGTGGTGACCCGTCGGCTGAACGGCCTGCTGCACGGCCAGTACCGGGGACTGCTCCCCGGTCCGGGCAGCGAGCCCACCGGCAGCCGCGAGTACCGGCCGGGGGAGGACGAGGTACGCCGGATGGACTGGGCGGTGACCGCCCGGACCGGCCTCCCGCACGTACGCGAGGTCGACGCCGACCGGGAGCTGACCACCTGGGTGGTGGTGGATGCCAGCCCCAGCATGGAGTTCGGCACCGCCGAACTGGACAAGCGGGAGCTGACGGTGGCCGCCGTCGCGGCGGTCGGGTTCCTCACCGCCGGCACCGGCAACCGGTTGGGCGCCCAGGTGCTCGGTCCGTCGACGGTGCGCCACGTGCCGGCCCGCTCCGGTCGTACCCATCTGCTCGGTCTGTTGCGCATGCTGCTGACCGCCCCGCGCGCCATGACGGCAGGTGTGAGAAGGGTTCCCCGCTATACCGAATCCGTTAAGCAGGGGCCCTTCCTTACCGGAGGGGTGGTGGGGGGTGGGGCGACGCTGGTTGAGGCGTTGGGTGCCGCCCACCGGGTCGCCCACCGGCGTGGCCTGCTGGTCGTGGTCTCGGACTTCCTCGACGGCCTGCCCGACGATCCTGGACAGCCGTCGCCCTGGGAGGTGGTGCTGCGCCGGCTCGCCGTCCGGCACCAGGTGCTTGCCGTGGAGGTGACCGACCCACGGGAGTTGGAACTGCCCGACGTCGGTGTGGTCACCCTGGTCGACCCGGAGACCGGCCGTCGCCGCGAGGTCTGCACCAGCGACCGCCGGTTGCGCGAACGGTACGCGGTGGCCGCCGCGAACCAACGCGACCAGGTACGCCAGGCGCTGCGCCGGTGCGGGGCGGCACACCTGTCGTTGCGCACCGACCGGGACTGGACGGCCGACATCGTGCGGCACGTGCACGCCCAACGTCAGTTGGCGACCGCACCCGCCGCCGCCCGGGGAGGTGTGGCGTGAGCTGGCAGTCACCCGTCCGACTCTGGTTGCTGCTCGGCGTGCTGGCGCTGGCCGTCGGCTACCTGCTCGTGCAGCGCCGGCACAGCCGGTACGCCGTCCGTTTCACCAACCTGCGGTTGCTGGACCGGGTTGCACCGGAGCGGCCCGCCTGGCGTCGACACGTACCGGCGGGGTTGTTCCTGGTGATGTTGGGGTTGCTGGTGATGGGCTTCGCCCGACCCGCGGCCGAGGTGCGGGTGCCCCGGGAACGCGCCACGGTCGTGGTGGCGGTGGACGTCTCCACCTCCATGCTGGCCACCGACGTCGGACCGGACCGGCTCAGCGCGGCCAAGTCGGCGGCCCGGGAATTCGTCGACGGCCTGCCCGACGAGTTCAACGTGGGCCTGGTCGCCTTCGCCGGCAGCGCCGCCGTGATGGTGCCGCCGGACACCGACCGGGAGGCCCTGCACGGCGGCATCGACCGGCTGGCCGAGGGGAGCACCGGGGTCCAGGGCACCGCGATCGGCGAGGCGATCAGCACCTCGCTCGGCGCGATCCGGGCGCTGGACAGTGAGGCGGCGACGAAGCCCCCACCGGCGCGGATCATCCTGCTCTCCGACGGGGCGAACACCTCCGGGATGGACCCGATGGAGGCGGCGGCCGAGGCCGTCGCGGTCGAGGTGCCGGTGCACGCCATCTCCTTCGGCACCCCGGCCGGCTTCGTCGACCGGGGCGGCCGACCGATCCAGGTCCCGGTGGACGGGCAGACCCTGCGGGCGGTGGCCCAGGAGACCGGGGGCGGCTTCCACGAGGCCGCCAGCAGCGCGGAGCTACGGGCGGTCTACGAGGACATCGGCACGTCCGTCGGGTACCGCCTGCAACAACAGGACATCTCGGCCCGGTTCATCGGGTTCGGGCTGGTGTTCGCGATGGCCGCGGCGGCCGGATCGATGCGCTGGTTCTCCCGCCTGCCCTGACCCGGCCCGACCCCCTGAGCGCCCCGGCACTCTGAGCCCCGGCAGTGAGGAGCGACAAAATGGCAGCACAGACCGGACTCGGTGAGCCCCGGGGACCGTGGTTCGTCTCGCCGGACCTGCATCCGGACCCGGCCGGTGGCTGGGCCGT
Above is a window of Micromonospora yangpuensis DNA encoding:
- a CDS encoding AAA family ATPase, with the protein product MTDISDTLVSVPTPVDPHASGTDLEQTLFEVKRVIVGQDRLVDRLLTALVADGHCLLEGVPGVAKTLAVQTLATAVGGTFSRIQFTPDLVPSDIVGTRIYRSSSETFDVELGPVMANLVLADEINRAPAKVQSALLEAMAEHQVSIGGRTFEVPEPFLVLATQNPIESEGVYQLPEAQRDRFLMKIVVDYPSAADELAILYRMSTHRPKARQVLDPYRLREWQRRAGQVFVHHALAEYVVRLILATRDPARFGAPEVAPLLAYGASPRATLGLVSAARAQALLRGREYVLPEDVRELAVDVLAHRLVLTFDAVADGISAESVVRRLLSAVPPPRIAPGRHEQPTGYVADSPASGSGDLASTT
- a CDS encoding VWA domain-containing protein, with protein sequence MSWQSPVRLWLLLGVLALAVGYLLVQRRHSRYAVRFTNLRLLDRVAPERPAWRRHVPAGLFLVMLGLLVMGFARPAAEVRVPRERATVVVAVDVSTSMLATDVGPDRLSAAKSAAREFVDGLPDEFNVGLVAFAGSAAVMVPPDTDREALHGGIDRLAEGSTGVQGTAIGEAISTSLGAIRALDSEAATKPPPARIILLSDGANTSGMDPMEAAAEAVAVEVPVHAISFGTPAGFVDRGGRPIQVPVDGQTLRAVAQETGGGFHEAASSAELRAVYEDIGTSVGYRLQQQDISARFIGFGLVFAMAAAAGSMRWFSRLP